A window of Leclercia adecarboxylata contains these coding sequences:
- a CDS encoding type II toxin-antitoxin system RatA family toxin gives MPQISRTALVPYSVEQMYQLVNDVQSYPQFIPGCTGSRVLESGPTQMTAAVDVSKAGISKTFTTRNTLTNNQSILMHLVDGPFKKLMGGWKFVPLSADACRIEFHLDFEFTNALIELAFGRIFKELAANMVQAFTVRAKEVYSAA, from the coding sequence ATGCCTCAGATTAGTCGTACTGCGCTTGTCCCATACAGTGTGGAACAGATGTACCAGTTAGTGAATGACGTTCAGTCATATCCGCAGTTTATCCCGGGGTGCACCGGGAGCCGCGTGCTGGAGTCAGGCCCGACGCAAATGACGGCGGCAGTGGACGTCTCCAAAGCCGGGATCAGCAAAACCTTCACCACCCGTAATACGCTGACCAATAACCAGAGTATTCTGATGCATCTGGTGGACGGTCCTTTCAAAAAACTGATGGGTGGATGGAAGTTCGTTCCGCTGAGCGCCGATGCCTGCCGAATCGAATTCCATCTCGACTTCGAGTTCACCAACGCACTTATCGAGCTGGCGTTTGGTCGCATCTTCAAAGAACTGGCAGCCAATATGGTTCAGGCGTTCACGGTACGCGCCAAAGAGGTCTACAGTGCAGCCTGA
- a CDS encoding RnfH family protein codes for MQPEIVVEVAYALPEKQYLQRVTLQEGATVEEAIRASGLLTLRNDIDLAKNKVGIYSRPVKLADAVKDGDRVEIYRPLIADPKELRRQRAEKAAK; via the coding sequence GTGCAGCCTGAGATCGTGGTGGAAGTGGCCTACGCGCTGCCGGAGAAGCAGTATCTGCAGCGCGTCACGCTTCAGGAAGGGGCGACCGTTGAAGAGGCGATCCGGGCTTCGGGCCTGCTGACATTGCGTAACGATATCGATCTGGCGAAAAACAAAGTCGGGATTTACAGCCGTCCGGTCAAGCTGGCCGATGCGGTTAAAGACGGCGACCGGGTAGAGATTTACCGTCCGCTGATTGCCGATCCGAAGGAGCTGCGTCGACAGCGTGCGGAGAAAGCTGCTAAATAA
- the smpB gene encoding SsrA-binding protein SmpB: MTKKKAHKPGSATIALNKRARHEYFIEEEFEAGLALQGWEVKSLRAGKANIGDSYVIFKDGEAFLFGANFQPLTVASSHYVCDPTRTRKLLLNKRELDSLFGRINREGYTVLALSLYWKNAWCKVKIGVAKGKKQHDKRNDAKDREWQVDKARIMKHAGR, encoded by the coding sequence ATGACGAAGAAAAAAGCACATAAACCTGGCTCGGCAACCATTGCGCTCAACAAGCGTGCCCGCCACGAGTATTTCATTGAAGAAGAATTCGAAGCTGGCCTTGCGCTGCAGGGCTGGGAAGTTAAATCGCTGCGTGCGGGTAAAGCCAACATCGGTGACAGCTACGTGATCTTCAAAGACGGCGAAGCCTTTCTGTTTGGCGCAAACTTTCAGCCGCTGACCGTTGCTTCCTCCCACTACGTCTGCGATCCGACCCGCACCCGTAAGCTACTGTTGAACAAACGAGAGCTGGACTCGCTCTTCGGGCGTATCAACCGCGAAGGCTACACCGTCCTCGCTCTGTCGCTGTACTGGAAGAACGCCTGGTGCAAAGTGAAAATCGGCGTGGCGAAAGGTAAGAAGCAGCACGACAAACGTAACGATGCAAAAGATCGTGAATGGCAGGTAGATAAAGCGCGCATCATGAAGCACGCAGGCCGTTAA
- the recN gene encoding DNA repair protein RecN: MLAQLTISNFAIVRELEIDFNSGMTAITGETGAGKSIAIDALGLCLGGRADGNMVRAGASRADLCARFSLKDTPAALRWLEQNQLEDGRECLLRRVLSSDGRSRGFINGTAVPLSQLRELGQLLIQIHGQHAHQQLIKPEQQKSLLDGYAGEAALMQLMATHYRQWHQSCRELALHQQQSQERAARAELLAYQLKELNEFSPQAGEFEQIDEEYKRLANSGQLLSTSQQALNLLADGEEVNLQSQLYSVRQLVTELAGMDSKVSGMLDMLEEAAIQISEASDELRHYCERLDLDPNRLFELEQRISRQISLARKHHVSPEELPGFHQSLLDEQHQLDDQADSLETLSLAVSVHHQQALETATQLHDVRQRYAQELSQHITESMHMLSMPHGVFTIDVNFEANHLTADGADRVEFRVTTNPGQPLQAISRVASGGELSRIALAIQVITAKKMETPALIFDEVDVGISGPTAAVVGKLLRQLGESTQVMCVTHLPQVAGCGHHHFFVSKETDGEMTETHMQPLDKRARLQELARLLGGSEVTRNTLANAKELLAA, translated from the coding sequence ATGCTGGCACAACTGACCATCAGCAACTTCGCCATCGTTCGTGAGCTCGAAATTGATTTCAACAGCGGGATGACGGCCATCACCGGGGAGACCGGGGCCGGTAAATCTATTGCGATTGACGCGCTTGGGCTCTGCCTCGGTGGTCGTGCTGATGGCAACATGGTGCGCGCCGGTGCCAGCCGCGCCGATCTCTGCGCCCGTTTTTCCCTCAAGGATACACCCGCCGCCCTGCGCTGGCTTGAGCAGAACCAGCTTGAAGATGGGCGTGAGTGCTTACTTCGCCGCGTCCTCAGCAGCGACGGCCGCTCCCGGGGCTTTATCAACGGTACTGCGGTGCCCCTGTCCCAGCTGCGCGAACTGGGTCAGCTGTTAATTCAGATCCACGGCCAGCACGCCCATCAGCAGCTTATCAAACCTGAACAGCAGAAATCCCTGCTCGACGGCTATGCCGGTGAGGCTGCCCTCATGCAGCTGATGGCGACCCACTATCGTCAGTGGCACCAGAGCTGCCGCGAACTGGCGCTGCATCAACAGCAGAGCCAGGAGCGTGCGGCCCGCGCCGAGCTGCTGGCGTATCAGTTGAAAGAGCTGAACGAATTCAGCCCTCAGGCGGGCGAGTTTGAGCAGATTGACGAAGAGTATAAGCGCCTAGCCAATAGCGGCCAGCTGCTCTCCACCAGCCAGCAGGCCCTGAACTTACTGGCCGACGGCGAAGAGGTGAATCTGCAAAGCCAGCTTTACAGCGTGCGTCAGTTAGTCACCGAACTGGCAGGCATGGACAGCAAAGTCTCCGGCATGCTCGATATGCTGGAAGAGGCTGCGATTCAGATCTCTGAAGCCAGCGACGAGCTGCGCCACTACTGCGAGCGTCTGGATCTCGATCCTAACCGCCTGTTTGAACTGGAACAGCGTATTTCGCGCCAGATCTCCCTTGCGCGTAAGCACCACGTTTCGCCCGAGGAGCTGCCTGGCTTCCACCAGTCCCTGCTGGATGAGCAGCATCAGCTCGACGATCAGGCCGACTCGCTGGAGACCCTCTCTCTGGCGGTCAGCGTGCATCACCAGCAGGCTCTGGAAACGGCTACGCAGTTGCACGACGTCCGTCAACGCTATGCGCAGGAACTCAGTCAGCACATTACCGAGAGTATGCATATGCTCTCAATGCCGCACGGTGTTTTCACCATCGATGTGAATTTCGAAGCTAACCACCTGACGGCTGACGGCGCAGACCGCGTCGAATTCCGCGTGACCACCAACCCGGGTCAGCCGCTGCAGGCCATCTCCCGCGTCGCGTCTGGCGGTGAGCTGTCGCGTATTGCCCTGGCGATTCAGGTGATTACCGCGAAGAAAATGGAAACCCCGGCGCTGATCTTCGATGAAGTCGATGTCGGTATCAGCGGCCCGACCGCAGCGGTGGTAGGTAAACTGCTTCGCCAGCTTGGTGAGTCCACGCAGGTAATGTGCGTTACCCACTTACCGCAGGTGGCCGGATGCGGGCATCATCACTTCTTCGTCAGTAAGGAAACCGACGGCGAGATGACCGAAACGCATATGCAGCCGCTGGACAAACGTGCCCGCCTGCAGGAGCTGGCGCGTCTGCTGGGGGGCAGTGAAGTCACCCGCAATACCCTGGCAAACGCGAAAGAACTGCTGGCTGCCTAA
- the bamE gene encoding outer membrane protein assembly factor BamE: MRCKTLTAAAAVLLMMTAGCSTLEKVVYRPDINQGNYLAPNDVSKIRVGMTQQQVAYALGTPMMSDPFGTNTWFYVFRQQPGHEGVTQQTLTLTFNSSGVLTNIDNKPALTKE; encoded by the coding sequence ATGCGCTGTAAAACGCTGACCGCTGCCGCTGCGGTTCTTCTGATGATGACCGCAGGCTGCTCCACTCTGGAAAAAGTGGTTTACCGCCCTGACATCAACCAGGGGAATTATCTCGCTCCTAACGATGTGTCGAAAATTCGCGTCGGTATGACGCAGCAGCAGGTTGCTTATGCCCTGGGCACGCCGATGATGTCCGATCCGTTCGGCACCAATACCTGGTTCTACGTCTTCCGCCAGCAGCCAGGGCATGAAGGTGTGACGCAGCAGACCCTGACGCTGACCTTTAACAGCAGCGGCGTTCTGACTAACATCGACAACAAACCGGCGCTCACCAAAGAGTAA